In Sphingopyxis sp. FD7, a single window of DNA contains:
- the nrdR gene encoding transcriptional regulator NrdR, translated as MRCPYCGHEDSQVKDSRPTEDGAAIRRRRQCEDCGARFTTFERIQLREVAVLKAGGTREPFDREKLMRSVQIACRKRPIDGARIERLVSGIQRQLETSGESEVQASQIGAMVMEALKGFDNVAYIRFASVYRDFTEAKDFEEFASTITEAARPNK; from the coding sequence ATGCGCTGCCCCTATTGCGGACATGAAGACAGCCAGGTGAAGGACAGCCGTCCGACCGAGGACGGCGCGGCGATCCGTCGTCGCCGCCAGTGCGAGGATTGCGGCGCGCGCTTCACGACGTTCGAGCGCATCCAGCTGCGCGAAGTCGCGGTGCTCAAGGCGGGCGGGACGCGCGAACCCTTCGACCGCGAAAAACTGATGCGCAGCGTCCAGATCGCGTGCCGCAAGCGCCCGATCGACGGCGCGCGGATCGAACGCCTGGTGTCGGGCATCCAGCGCCAGCTGGAAACCTCGGGCGAGAGCGAGGTGCAGGCGTCGCAGATCGGCGCGATGGTGATGGAGGCTTTGAAGGGCTTCGACAATGTCGCCTATATCCGCTTCGCCAGCGTCTATCGCGACTTCACCGAAGCCAAGGATTTCGAGGAATTCGCCTCGACGATCACCGAGGCGGCGCGACCGAACAAATGA
- a CDS encoding chorismate mutase, giving the protein MTRAKLPHQCETMADVRAGVDQVDRELVALLVRRFGYMDAAARIKTDRATVRDEARKAEVLDNVARAAEVAGLEPARLRAVWNELVEQSIAYEAVQWDRVRARD; this is encoded by the coding sequence ATGACGCGCGCCAAACTTCCTCACCAATGCGAAACCATGGCCGACGTCCGCGCCGGCGTTGACCAGGTCGACCGCGAACTCGTCGCCCTGCTCGTCCGGCGTTTCGGCTATATGGACGCCGCGGCGCGGATCAAGACCGACCGCGCCACCGTGCGCGACGAAGCGCGCAAGGCCGAAGTGCTCGACAATGTCGCGCGCGCGGCGGAGGTCGCGGGGCTCGAACCCGCGCGGCTGCGCGCGGTGTGGAATGAACTCGTCGAACAATCGATCGCCTATGAGGCGGTTCAGTGGGATCGCGTGCGCGCTCGCGACTGA
- a CDS encoding copper resistance system multicopper oxidase, producing MDMHIDRRGFVNGALGGGALAALAACYPAWAQPVSAGIAPPLPSVSGTDIRLRIARQTLRVDGKVTRAIGINGTVPGPLIRLKEGQQARLTVVNDLDEDSSIHWHGLILPFHMDGVPGVSFPGIKPRSTFVYEFPIVQSGTYWYHSHSGLQEQLGHYGPIVIDPADADPVAFDREHVIVLSDHSRLSPHEIFRKLKVNPGHFNMQRQTLAGLLNGEDQPLKDRLAWGAMRMDPTDVADVNGSTYTFLVNGYGPADNWTALFRPGERVRLRIINASAMTIFNVRIPGLAMTVVQADGLNVRPVAVDEFQIGVAETYDVIVTPVEERAYSFVAEANDRSGLARATLTPRAGLVAPVPALRARPLATMKDMGMGDMSDGEGGDTACTAEHAAMGHCTPAGEGAHAGHGGMDHSMRDFSVAPQVKRDPSVQSISPMPVDRMAEPGQGLEDVGHRVLTYHDLVALDRNPDVRAPSRSLDIHLTGNMERFMWSFDGVKMSDHHEPIPFIEGERVRVNLINDSMMSHPIHLHGHFFELVTGKGDHAPRKHTVIVQPGGIATFDFTADALGDWAFHCHLLYHMHAGMMRVVSVRPKGDAA from the coding sequence ATGGATATGCATATCGACAGGCGCGGGTTCGTGAACGGGGCGCTCGGTGGCGGTGCGCTGGCGGCGCTCGCCGCCTGCTATCCGGCGTGGGCGCAGCCGGTATCGGCGGGGATCGCGCCGCCGCTGCCCAGCGTGTCGGGAACCGACATCCGCCTGCGCATCGCGCGCCAGACGCTGCGCGTCGACGGCAAGGTCACGCGCGCGATCGGCATCAACGGCACGGTGCCGGGGCCGCTCATCCGCCTGAAGGAAGGGCAGCAGGCGCGACTCACCGTCGTCAACGACCTTGACGAGGACAGTTCGATCCACTGGCACGGGCTGATCCTGCCCTTCCATATGGACGGCGTTCCGGGGGTCAGCTTTCCCGGCATCAAGCCCCGCTCGACCTTCGTTTACGAGTTTCCCATCGTCCAGTCGGGCACCTATTGGTATCACAGCCATTCGGGATTGCAGGAACAGCTTGGTCATTATGGCCCGATCGTCATCGATCCCGCCGATGCCGATCCCGTGGCTTTTGATCGTGAACATGTAATCGTGTTGTCGGACCACAGCCGCCTGTCGCCGCACGAGATCTTTCGCAAGCTCAAGGTCAATCCGGGCCATTTCAACATGCAGCGCCAGACGCTTGCCGGATTGCTGAATGGCGAGGACCAGCCGCTGAAAGACCGGCTGGCGTGGGGGGCGATGCGGATGGACCCCACCGACGTCGCCGACGTCAATGGCTCGACCTATACATTCCTCGTCAACGGCTATGGCCCAGCGGACAATTGGACCGCCCTGTTCCGTCCCGGCGAGCGCGTGCGGCTGCGGATCATCAATGCCTCGGCGATGACGATTTTCAACGTGCGCATTCCGGGACTGGCGATGACGGTGGTGCAGGCCGACGGGCTGAACGTCCGGCCGGTCGCGGTCGACGAGTTCCAGATCGGCGTCGCCGAAACCTATGACGTCATCGTCACCCCGGTCGAGGAGCGCGCCTACAGCTTCGTGGCCGAGGCGAACGACCGGTCGGGCCTGGCGCGCGCGACGCTGACGCCGCGCGCCGGACTGGTCGCGCCCGTTCCCGCGCTGCGCGCCCGCCCGCTCGCGACGATGAAGGACATGGGCATGGGCGACATGTCGGATGGCGAGGGTGGCGATACTGCCTGCACCGCAGAGCATGCCGCAATGGGCCACTGCACCCCGGCGGGCGAGGGCGCGCACGCCGGTCATGGTGGCATGGACCATAGTATGCGCGACTTTTCGGTTGCCCCGCAGGTAAAGCGCGACCCCAGCGTCCAGTCGATCTCCCCCATGCCGGTCGACCGGATGGCCGAGCCGGGGCAGGGATTGGAGGATGTGGGGCACCGCGTGCTCACCTATCACGACCTTGTCGCGCTCGACCGCAACCCCGACGTCCGCGCGCCGTCGCGGTCGCTCGACATCCACCTCACCGGCAACATGGAACGCTTCATGTGGTCGTTCGACGGGGTGAAGATGTCGGATCATCACGAACCCATCCCCTTTATCGAGGGCGAGCGTGTGCGCGTGAATCTCATCAACGATTCGATGATGAGCCATCCGATCCACCTGCACGGCCATTTTTTCGAGCTGGTGACGGGCAAGGGCGACCACGCGCCGCGCAAGCATACGGTGATCGTCCAGCCGGGCGGCATCGCGACCTTTGACTTCACTGCCGATGCGCTCGGCGACTGGGCGTTCCACTGCCACCTTCTCTATCATATGCACGCAGGCATGATGCGCGTCGTCAGCGTGCGTCCGAAGGGGGATGCGGCGTGA
- the glyA gene encoding serine hydroxymethyltransferase, whose protein sequence is MTTETLDKPIKSAGYFTDGVGTVDPAVAAAMQHELEREQYQIELIASENIVSKAVLEAQGSVFTNKYAEGYPGRRYYQGCAPSDEVERLAIDRARQLFDCGYANVQPHSGAQANGAVMLALTKPGATILGMSLDAGGHLTHGAPPAMSGKWFNAVQYGVRADDHLVDFDQVEALAKEHRPSLIIAGGSAYPRTLDFARFRAIADDVGALLMVDMAHFAGLVAGGAHPSPLPYAHVVTTTTHKTLRGPRGGMILTNDEAIAKRINSAVFPGLQGGPLMHVIAAKAVAFGEALRPEFKDYAKATIANAQALANRLKARGADIVAGGTDTHLALIDLRPLGITGRDADEALERSAITCNKNGVPFDPLPPVKTSGIRVGSPAGTTRGFGIAEFEEIGDMVADVLEALRDKGEHGDADVEADVRRRVRALCERFPIYQG, encoded by the coding sequence ATGACCACAGAAACGCTCGACAAGCCCATCAAATCGGCCGGCTATTTCACTGACGGGGTCGGCACCGTCGATCCTGCGGTCGCGGCGGCGATGCAGCACGAACTCGAACGCGAGCAATATCAGATCGAACTGATCGCGAGCGAGAATATCGTCTCGAAAGCGGTGCTCGAAGCCCAGGGGTCGGTCTTCACCAACAAATATGCCGAAGGTTATCCGGGTCGCCGCTATTATCAGGGCTGCGCGCCGTCCGACGAGGTCGAGCGGCTTGCCATCGACCGCGCCAGGCAACTCTTCGATTGCGGCTATGCCAATGTCCAGCCGCATTCGGGCGCGCAGGCGAACGGCGCCGTCATGCTCGCGCTGACCAAGCCCGGCGCGACGATCCTCGGCATGAGCCTCGACGCCGGCGGCCATCTGACGCACGGCGCGCCGCCCGCGATGTCGGGCAAATGGTTCAACGCCGTCCAGTACGGCGTGCGCGCCGACGATCATCTCGTCGATTTCGACCAGGTCGAAGCATTGGCGAAAGAGCATCGCCCGTCGCTCATCATCGCGGGCGGTTCGGCCTATCCGCGCACGCTCGATTTCGCGCGCTTCCGCGCCATTGCCGACGATGTCGGCGCGCTGCTGATGGTCGACATGGCGCATTTCGCGGGGCTCGTCGCGGGCGGCGCGCACCCTTCGCCGCTGCCATACGCGCATGTCGTCACCACCACGACGCACAAGACGCTGCGCGGCCCGCGCGGCGGCATGATCCTGACCAATGACGAGGCGATCGCCAAGCGGATCAACTCGGCGGTCTTCCCCGGCCTGCAGGGCGGCCCGCTGATGCACGTCATCGCCGCCAAGGCGGTTGCCTTCGGCGAAGCGCTGCGCCCCGAGTTCAAGGACTATGCGAAAGCGACGATCGCCAATGCGCAGGCGCTCGCGAACCGATTGAAGGCGCGCGGCGCCGACATTGTCGCCGGCGGCACCGACACGCACCTTGCCCTCATCGACCTGCGCCCGCTCGGCATCACCGGCCGCGACGCCGACGAGGCGCTCGAGCGCAGCGCGATCACCTGCAACAAGAATGGCGTGCCCTTCGACCCGCTGCCCCCGGTCAAGACCAGCGGTATCCGCGTCGGTTCGCCCGCGGGCACGACGCGCGGCTTCGGCATCGCCGAGTTCGAGGAAATCGGCGATATGGTGGCCGACGTGCTCGAGGCGCTGCGCGACAAGGGCGAGCATGGCGACGCCGACGTCGAGGCCGATGTCCGCCGCCGCGTGCGCGCGCTTTGCGAACGCTTCCCCATCTATCAGGGATAG
- a CDS encoding AI-2E family transporter, whose product MTEKNKASPAPSAPSAKTPSAPAFGPGRIAMAAVIVIAIVGVAWLAISLTRFFMLVFAAVVLGAVFDAIASWIVRHVRVGRGLALALSVAGMIAVFAGAFILFGSQLAREIDTIQQQVPRALQGVEAFLDRYGFGARVRALAEVGSEDISQIVSQAGGYALAAGSGIADFVLVLVAGIFLASDPATYRRGLLLLMPERAEATAALALDDAARGLKGWMVGQAVSSLVVAALTWAGLALLGVPAAGGLGLIAGLLDVIPMIGPIIAGIPAVLLAFTVSPMTALWTLILFLVIQQLQGNFLQPMIQKQAVDVPPAVLLFAVVAAGLLFGFLGVLLAAPLTVVVYVLVQRVYVKTLLGKAIKIAGAD is encoded by the coding sequence ATGACCGAGAAGAACAAGGCATCCCCCGCCCCTTCCGCCCCGTCGGCCAAGACGCCGTCCGCACCCGCTTTCGGTCCCGGCCGCATCGCCATGGCGGCGGTGATCGTCATCGCGATTGTCGGCGTCGCATGGCTCGCGATCAGCCTGACGCGCTTTTTCATGCTGGTGTTCGCCGCCGTCGTACTCGGCGCGGTGTTCGATGCGATCGCGAGCTGGATCGTGCGCCATGTGCGCGTCGGGCGCGGGCTCGCGCTCGCGCTGTCGGTCGCAGGGATGATCGCCGTCTTTGCCGGGGCCTTCATTCTCTTCGGATCGCAGCTCGCGCGCGAGATCGACACGATCCAGCAGCAGGTGCCGCGCGCCTTGCAGGGGGTCGAAGCCTTCCTCGACCGCTACGGCTTCGGCGCACGGGTGCGCGCGCTGGCCGAGGTGGGCAGCGAGGATATTTCGCAGATCGTCTCGCAGGCGGGGGGCTATGCGCTCGCCGCGGGCAGCGGCATCGCCGATTTCGTGCTCGTGCTCGTCGCCGGGATTTTCCTTGCGAGCGATCCCGCCACCTATCGCCGCGGCCTGCTGCTGCTGATGCCCGAACGCGCCGAAGCGACCGCCGCACTCGCGCTGGACGATGCGGCGCGCGGGCTGAAAGGCTGGATGGTCGGACAGGCGGTATCTTCGCTCGTCGTCGCGGCGCTTACCTGGGCTGGGCTTGCGCTGCTGGGCGTGCCCGCGGCGGGCGGTCTCGGCCTCATCGCCGGGTTGCTCGATGTCATCCCGATGATCGGCCCGATCATTGCGGGCATCCCCGCCGTCCTGCTCGCCTTCACCGTGTCGCCGATGACGGCGCTGTGGACACTGATCCTGTTCCTCGTCATTCAGCAATTGCAGGGCAATTTCCTGCAGCCGATGATCCAGAAACAGGCGGTCGACGTGCCGCCCGCGGTGCTGTTGTTCGCGGTCGTCGCGGCGGGATTGCTGTTCGGCTTCCTCGGCGTGCTGCTCGCCGCGCCGCTGACGGTGGTGGTCTATGTGCTGGTGCAGCGGGTGTATGTGAAGACGTTGCTGGGGAAAGCGATCAAGATCGCGGGGGCGGATTAG
- a CDS encoding RNA methyltransferase, which translates to MNVTSPPPVIVLVRPQLGENIGKAARAMLNFGLTELRLVSPRDGWPNPDAGPASAGADVVLADAKVFETLADAVADCTTIYATTVRKRGVTKPVLTPEAAAREVHARAGRSAYVFGPERSGLETDDVALAHTIVTVPINPAFGSLNLAQAVILLAYEWSKHVAGIGEGVAALASPPQVPLDPPAPHGELEELIGHLVRDLDKSGYFFPPERREATLRALRTTLTKTGWSHNDIRMMHGVIVALGRGRKI; encoded by the coding sequence ATGAACGTGACATCCCCGCCCCCCGTCATCGTCCTTGTCCGTCCGCAGCTTGGTGAGAATATCGGCAAGGCGGCGCGCGCGATGCTGAACTTCGGGCTTACCGAGCTGCGGCTTGTCAGTCCACGCGACGGCTGGCCCAATCCCGATGCCGGGCCGGCGTCAGCCGGGGCCGACGTGGTGCTTGCGGACGCGAAGGTCTTTGAAACGCTGGCCGATGCGGTCGCCGACTGCACGACCATCTATGCCACCACGGTGCGCAAGCGCGGCGTCACCAAGCCGGTGCTGACCCCCGAAGCCGCGGCGCGGGAGGTTCACGCGCGTGCCGGGCGATCGGCCTATGTTTTCGGCCCCGAGCGATCGGGACTCGAAACCGATGATGTCGCGCTCGCGCACACGATCGTCACCGTGCCGATCAACCCGGCCTTCGGTTCGCTCAATCTGGCGCAGGCAGTGATTCTGCTTGCCTATGAATGGTCAAAGCATGTCGCCGGGATCGGCGAGGGCGTCGCCGCGCTTGCCAGCCCGCCCCAGGTTCCGCTCGATCCCCCCGCGCCGCACGGCGAGCTCGAGGAGTTGATCGGGCATCTGGTGCGCGACCTCGACAAAAGCGGTTATTTCTTTCCGCCCGAACGCCGCGAGGCGACGCTGCGCGCCCTGCGCACGACGCTGACCAAGACGGGCTGGTCGCACAACGACATCCGCATGATGCACGGGGTCATTGTGGCTCTTGGCCGCGGCAGAAAAATATAA
- a CDS encoding coniferyl aldehyde dehydrogenase produces MATAIRQDIAGETARMQAVLAAQKASFTAAMPESLAVRSDRIDRAIALLVDHAEEFAKAVSEDFGHRSREQTLMTDIMPSVSALKHAKKHMASWAKGEKRKPTFPLGLLGAKAEVVYQPKGVVGVVSPWNFPVGMVFVPMAGILAAGNRAMVKPSEFTENVSNLMARLVPDYFDESEMAVFTGDAEVGIAFSRLAFDHMIFTGATSVGRHIMRAAADNLVPVTLELGGKSPTFIGRSANKDLVGQRVALGKMMNAGQICLAPDYLLVADDQEGEVIDSVARGAAALYPTLLANDDYTSVVNGRNYDRLQSYLADARDKGAEVIEVNPGAEDFASANGHKMPLHIVRNPTDDMKVMQEEIFGPILPVKTYRNIDEAIDYVNGHDRPLGLYYFGQDRSEEERVLTRTISGGVTVNDVLFHNAMEDLPFGGIGPSGMGNYHGIDGFRTFSHARAVYRQPKLDVAGLAGFKPPYGKATAKTLAKELKK; encoded by the coding sequence ATGGCTACCGCAATCAGGCAGGACATCGCTGGCGAAACGGCGCGGATGCAGGCGGTGCTCGCGGCGCAGAAGGCGAGCTTTACCGCCGCCATGCCCGAAAGCCTGGCGGTGCGCAGCGACCGCATCGACCGCGCCATCGCGCTGCTCGTCGACCATGCCGAGGAGTTTGCGAAGGCGGTGAGCGAGGATTTCGGCCATCGCAGCCGCGAACAGACGCTGATGACCGACATCATGCCCTCGGTCAGTGCGCTCAAACATGCGAAGAAGCATATGGCGAGCTGGGCAAAGGGCGAGAAAAGGAAGCCCACCTTTCCGCTAGGCCTGCTCGGAGCGAAGGCCGAGGTCGTCTATCAGCCGAAGGGCGTCGTCGGCGTCGTGAGCCCATGGAACTTTCCCGTCGGGATGGTTTTCGTGCCGATGGCGGGCATCCTTGCGGCGGGCAACCGCGCGATGGTGAAACCGAGCGAGTTCACCGAAAATGTCTCGAACCTGATGGCGCGGCTCGTTCCCGACTATTTCGACGAGAGCGAGATGGCGGTGTTCACCGGCGATGCCGAGGTCGGGATCGCCTTTTCCAGGCTCGCCTTCGACCATATGATCTTCACCGGCGCGACCAGCGTGGGGCGGCATATCATGCGCGCTGCGGCCGACAATCTTGTGCCCGTCACGCTCGAACTTGGCGGCAAGTCGCCGACTTTCATCGGGCGCAGCGCGAACAAGGATCTGGTCGGCCAGCGCGTCGCGCTCGGCAAGATGATGAACGCGGGGCAGATATGCCTCGCGCCCGACTATCTGCTCGTCGCCGACGATCAGGAGGGCGAGGTGATCGACAGCGTGGCCAGGGGCGCCGCCGCGCTCTATCCGACGCTGCTCGCCAACGACGATTACACCTCGGTGGTGAACGGCCGCAATTACGACCGGCTGCAATCCTATCTGGCCGACGCGCGCGACAAGGGCGCCGAGGTGATCGAGGTCAATCCGGGGGCTGAGGATTTCGCGAGCGCCAACGGCCACAAGATGCCGCTCCACATCGTCCGCAATCCCACCGACGACATGAAGGTGATGCAGGAAGAGATTTTCGGTCCCATCCTGCCGGTCAAGACCTACCGGAATATCGACGAAGCCATCGACTATGTGAACGGCCACGACCGCCCGCTCGGCCTCTATTATTTCGGGCAGGACAGGAGCGAGGAGGAGCGGGTGCTCACCCGCACTATTTCTGGAGGGGTCACGGTCAACGACGTGCTGTTCCACAATGCGATGGAGGATCTGCCCTTTGGCGGCATCGGGCCGTCGGGCATGGGCAATTACCACGGGATCGACGGCTTCCGCACCTTCAGCCACGCGCGCGCGGTGTATCGGCAGCCAAAGCTCGACGTTGCGGGCCTTGCGGGTTTCAAGCCGCCCTATGGCAAGGCGACGGCGAAGACACTGGCGAAGGAATTGAAGAAATAG
- the rpsD gene encoding 30S ribosomal protein S4, with amino-acid sequence MSKRQSAKYKLDRRMGENIWGRPKSPVNRREYGPGQHGQRRKGKMSDFGIQLRAKQKLKGYYGDITEKQFKKNYIEASRMKGDTGQNLIGLLERRLDAVVYRAKFTPTIFSARQLVSHGHVYVNGVKCNIASRLVKPGDEITLGKKAQEMALVAEAQSLPERDLPEYLAVDGTKATYVRVPTLDEVPYPVKMEPNLVVEFYSR; translated from the coding sequence ATGTCGAAGCGCCAGAGCGCCAAGTATAAACTCGACCGCCGGATGGGCGAAAACATCTGGGGTCGCCCGAAAAGCCCGGTCAATCGCCGCGAATATGGCCCCGGCCAGCACGGCCAGCGCCGCAAGGGCAAGATGTCGGACTTCGGCATCCAGCTGCGCGCCAAGCAGAAGCTGAAGGGTTATTACGGCGACATCACCGAAAAGCAGTTCAAGAAGAACTATATCGAAGCGTCGCGGATGAAGGGCGATACCGGCCAGAACCTGATCGGCCTGCTCGAACGCCGCCTCGACGCGGTCGTTTATCGCGCCAAGTTCACGCCGACCATCTTCTCGGCGCGCCAGCTCGTCAGCCATGGCCACGTCTATGTCAACGGCGTGAAGTGCAACATCGCGAGCCGCCTCGTGAAGCCGGGCGACGAAATCACCCTGGGCAAGAAGGCGCAGGAAATGGCGCTGGTCGCCGAAGCGCAGAGCCTGCCCGAACGCGATCTGCCCGAATATCTGGCGGTCGACGGCACCAAGGCCACCTATGTCCGCGTGCCCACGCTCGACGAAGTGCCCTATCCGGTGAAGATGGAACCCAATCTGGTCGTCGAATTCTATTCGCGCTGA
- a CDS encoding copper resistance protein B produces MTRALLLVGLSLAAFAAPAAAQSHHGGHHAPTAEPRKPAAQGDSACTPDHAAMGHCTPADDRPAEAPAGVGTDLPAGDAPAPPPPGDWYADRYFPKSEMDHARHAMMVENGGQRVGFVSLNLAEYQARKGRDGFRWEGEGWYGGDIHRLTVKSEGETAFGEGVEAAEAQLLYSRAIGPYFNAQAGVRQDFGHGPDRTHAVIGVEGLAPYWFEVEGALFLSDKGDLTARIEGSYDQRITQRLIVQPMAEINFAAQDVPESGIGAGLSDIELGLRLRYEIVREFAPYVGIEWARKIGGTARLARADGDDVDSLNVVAGVKLWF; encoded by the coding sequence GTGACGCGCGCCTTGCTGCTGGTCGGCCTGTCGCTCGCCGCCTTTGCGGCGCCCGCGGCGGCGCAGTCGCACCATGGCGGGCATCATGCGCCGACCGCCGAACCCAGGAAGCCGGCCGCGCAGGGCGATTCTGCCTGCACGCCCGATCATGCGGCCATGGGGCATTGCACCCCGGCCGACGATAGGCCCGCCGAAGCACCAGCGGGCGTCGGCACCGACCTTCCCGCTGGCGACGCCCCCGCGCCGCCGCCGCCGGGCGACTGGTATGCCGACCGCTATTTCCCGAAAAGCGAGATGGACCATGCGCGCCATGCGATGATGGTCGAAAACGGCGGTCAGAGGGTGGGTTTCGTCAGCCTCAATCTCGCCGAATATCAGGCGCGCAAGGGCCGCGACGGCTTTCGTTGGGAAGGCGAGGGCTGGTACGGCGGCGACATCCATCGGCTGACGGTCAAGAGCGAGGGCGAAACCGCGTTCGGCGAGGGCGTCGAGGCGGCCGAGGCGCAACTTCTCTACAGCCGCGCGATCGGCCCCTATTTCAACGCGCAGGCCGGGGTGAGGCAGGATTTTGGGCACGGGCCGGACCGCACCCATGCGGTGATCGGGGTCGAGGGACTGGCGCCTTACTGGTTCGAGGTCGAGGGCGCGCTGTTCCTGTCCGACAAGGGCGACCTCACCGCGCGCATCGAGGGCAGCTACGACCAGCGCATCACCCAGCGGCTGATCGTGCAACCGATGGCCGAGATCAATTTCGCGGCGCAGGATGTGCCCGAGAGCGGAATCGGGGCAGGTCTGTCCGATATCGAGCTGGGCCTTCGCCTCCGCTACGAGATCGTCCGCGAATTTGCGCCCTATGTGGGCATCGAGTGGGCGCGCAAGATCGGCGGCACGGCGCGCCTCGCGCGCGCCGACGGCGACGACGTCGACAGCCTGAATGTCGTTGCCGGGGTGAAGCTCTGGTTCTGA
- the rpiB gene encoding ribose 5-phosphate isomerase B has protein sequence MRIAIASDHAAFELKALLADWLREQGHAVEDLGTNGPESVDYPDYGYRLGAAIAEGRAERGVALCGSGIGISISVNRNPAARCALVSEPLSAKLAREHNDANVIAMGARLTGIDMAKACLDAFLTTDFAGDRHARRVDKLSNPPQLETSR, from the coding sequence ATGCGCATCGCCATCGCCTCCGACCACGCCGCCTTTGAGCTCAAAGCCCTGCTCGCCGACTGGCTGCGCGAACAGGGGCATGCGGTCGAGGATCTCGGCACCAACGGCCCCGAAAGCGTCGACTATCCCGATTATGGCTATCGCCTCGGCGCTGCGATTGCCGAGGGGCGCGCGGAGCGGGGTGTGGCGCTCTGCGGTTCGGGCATCGGCATTTCCATCTCGGTCAACCGCAATCCCGCCGCACGCTGCGCGCTCGTGTCCGAACCGCTGTCGGCAAAGCTGGCGCGCGAGCATAATGATGCGAACGTCATCGCGATGGGCGCGCGCCTTACCGGCATCGACATGGCCAAGGCCTGTCTCGATGCCTTCCTGACCACCGATTTTGCCGGCGACCGCCACGCGCGGCGCGTCGACAAACTTTCCAATCCTCCCCAACTGGAGACCAGCCGATGA
- a CDS encoding acetyl-CoA C-acyltransferase: MTATDPVVFLSFARTPMGSMQGSLSDASATDLGATAVKAAVERAGVSGDDIERIYMGCVLPAGLGQAPARQAAIKAGLPKSVQATTVNKVCGSGMQTVIMGAEALAAGSVDLIVAGGMESMTNAPYLLKKHRSGARIGHDTAYDHMFLDGLEDAYDAGRAMGTFAQDTADAYQLSRQAMDDYTLTSLSRAKAAIAEGAFAAEIAPVTIAGRKGDVVVDTDEAPGKAMPDKIPTLKPAFAKDGTITAATSSSISDGAAAVVLTRQSVADARGAKPVARLVAHAAHAQEPKDFTVAPVGAINKLLAKTGWSIGDVDLFEVNEAFACVAMFAMHDLGIPHDKINVHGGATALGHPIGASGTRIITTLIAALQRHGKKRGIASLCIGGGEATAVAIELV, from the coding sequence ATGACCGCCACCGATCCCGTTGTTTTCCTGTCCTTTGCCCGCACCCCGATGGGCAGCATGCAGGGCAGCCTGTCGGACGCGAGCGCGACCGACCTTGGCGCGACCGCGGTGAAGGCGGCGGTCGAGCGCGCCGGGGTTTCGGGTGACGACATCGAGCGCATCTATATGGGCTGCGTCCTGCCCGCCGGGCTCGGCCAGGCGCCGGCGCGCCAGGCGGCGATCAAGGCGGGCCTGCCCAAGTCGGTGCAGGCGACGACGGTGAACAAGGTCTGCGGATCGGGGATGCAGACCGTCATCATGGGCGCCGAGGCGCTGGCCGCGGGCAGCGTCGACCTGATCGTCGCGGGCGGCATGGAGTCGATGACCAACGCGCCCTATCTGCTCAAGAAGCACCGCTCGGGCGCGCGCATCGGCCACGACACCGCCTATGACCATATGTTCCTCGACGGGCTGGAAGATGCCTATGACGCGGGGCGCGCGATGGGCACCTTTGCGCAGGATACCGCCGACGCCTATCAGCTCAGCCGCCAGGCGATGGACGATTATACGCTGACCTCGCTGAGCCGCGCCAAGGCGGCGATCGCCGAGGGCGCCTTCGCCGCCGAAATCGCGCCGGTGACGATCGCGGGCCGCAAGGGCGACGTCGTCGTCGACACCGACGAGGCGCCGGGCAAGGCGATGCCCGACAAGATACCGACGCTGAAGCCCGCCTTTGCCAAGGACGGCACGATCACCGCGGCGACCAGCTCGTCGATCTCCGACGGCGCCGCCGCGGTCGTGCTGACGCGCCAGTCGGTCGCCGACGCCAGGGGGGCGAAGCCCGTCGCGCGCCTGGTCGCGCACGCCGCCCACGCGCAGGAGCCCAAGGATTTCACGGTCGCCCCCGTCGGCGCGATCAACAAGCTGCTGGCCAAGACCGGCTGGAGCATCGGCGACGTCGACCTGTTCGAGGTCAATGAAGCGTTCGCATGTGTGGCGATGTTCGCGATGCACGACCTGGGCATCCCGCACGACAAGATCAACGTCCACGGCGGCGCGACCGCGCTCGGCCATCCGATCGGCGCCAGCGGCACGCGGATCATCACGACGCTGATCGCGGCGCTCCAGCGCCACGGCAAGAAACGCGGCATCGCAAGCCTGTGCATCGGCGGCGGCGAAGCAACCGCCGTGGCGATCGAGCTGGTCTGA